In Deltaproteobacteria bacterium, the genomic stretch TTATACTCTGAAATGCCTGCCGGGAATTTTTCAAGTATTGCCAGTATAGCGGTTTTAAAAAAGTCTTTATCTTCTCTCATTGCCAATTTCTATTATTTAGATTGCAGGATGAAGAGAGAAGCTCTTTGTAAACCTGTCCTTACCTGCCTTTATTCCCTTTTGCGCCCGAGATCTTTTCAGGAACTTTACCCTGCTCAATAATTTCCCAGTCTATGGCACGACTATGTCTGTCAAATATGATGGCAAGCTCGAAGACGGATGGCTGAAAACCGACCTTAACGCCCAGTTCAATGGGATAGTATAAATTTTTTTTTCGCGTCTCCCCCGGACCCAGGAGTTTTTTTACTTCTTCCATGGATTTGTTAACAAGAACAGGGGAATTTAGAAGATCATTGACCATTTCACCCCGGGACCGGGCATCGCCGCTTTTCCAGGCAGCCTCGTTAAAGGGTTTTAATTTGAAAGTGGGGTCGACGGCAGATAAGTAAATAGTAATCACACCGGCGACAATGATGATTGCAACGGCCGTTAGTTTGGTTCCTTTATCCTGCAAATTAATCATGTTAAAAACCTTCCTCTTATTGATGAGCGTTGAAGTATATCCTTAAAAGGAGAAAATGGCAACCGGTCTGTTCTGATCGCTGATGATAATCAGCTACTTCTTTGCTGAAAAGGAGCTGGAAGATAGTTTGAGCCAAAGATAAATAAATATTTACCGGGCTTTTGGGGAGATATTATGGAGGAACACCTGTTTTTGTCGAACCAACGGAACCTGTGGCAAAGTTAAAGTGCTTGTTCCGGTCAGCGTTCTTTTGTTATGAGTCCTTGCTCATTGATGAATTGAGCAAATAATTCTGCTTTCAGCAGTGCGCCACTTTCGTTGAGGTGCACCGCATCAGACCAGTATCGCACATACTTTGGCATTGCGTTGGCAAAATCAAAAAGCGGAATGGAATAATTAATGGCAATATCTTTTACCACTTTATTACTCTCAGCGTATCCAATTTGCCGATATGTTCCGGAAGAGAAATAGTGTTTTGTATAAGTTGTATAGGCATGGGTATGAGCAAATGTAGCAAGCATAATTTTTGCTCCATGTTCTTTTGCAATAACAACCATGTTTTGAAGATTACGTTTAAAATATATTGGAGGATTGATTTTCAACAGTCCGGCAAGGCTGGATTCAATTTGGGGACTGATAAAATATGTTCTGTAAATAAAGTTGCTGTTTGCTCTTGTCACCAGGTTTAGATCAGTCTGATAGGATAATCCCATCTTTCTTCTGATTATTCTTAAAAAACAACTGTAATCGAGAAAACTGACGGGAGGCAAAGACCATTGTCTGCGTGACCCTGAGTTATCGCCCCGGTATGCTTCAGGTAAGACCATTCTCTGAGTTATATCATTCCCGCCATGATAAACGATAACAAGATCAGGGTCGAGATCAAGAACACGAAATTGAAGATTGATTAAAGATTCCCAGGAATTATAACCGCCTACCCCTGCGTTAATTACCCTCACATTATCATAACCGTAAGTTTTCTTTAATGTTTTTTCTAGTTGTGAAGGATAGGTTTTTTCATTGTCGGCAACAGATGTTGTGTATGTGGTAGAACCGCCAAGAGTGACTATACGGTATTCTCCGGGAGGTTTTTTTACGGTAAATTCTTTGTCTCGATAACCTAAAGCGTTGTGATAGGTTAATCCCTTCTTAAAGTTTGGTGTGGGATAGTAATTTAGATAATGATGGGGAGAATAGATTCTGCTTTGTGGGTCTATCTCTGAAATTAGAGAGTAGATATGAAATTGTTTGGGCGTTGCAAAATTATGCAACCAAACCCTTGCCCCTGTTTCAACAAGCAAAAGTGAAATAATCGTGCTTGCAAGAAGTAATGTTATTTCACTTTTGCCGATTTTTCCCATTGACTGTTTGATTAGTACAAAAGGCGATTTCTTGTTATTAGCCATAATTATTGCCGCCTTTATGTGAAGGCGGATCATTCCTCGATTATATAGCACGTCAATAATAATTTTGCAATGAAGAAAGGTGAATGGCCCTTGGAAGTTTTTTAAATGGTAAAAGGCATTTGTTTTAAAGAAAGTTTTTTTCTTTAAAACAAATTTTGAGTTTATGGTTCTCCATAATTCATAATGCCTGATGCTATTACAGGCCTAAACGCCTGTGCCCAATTTTTATGGATGTGGCAGAAATTATCATCGAAGATATTTCATAAATCATGTATAATTTGAAACTGTGGCTAAGGCAGCTTTTTTAGAGGGCCTTATTTCATGTGAGGAATAAATCCATGATTTTGGCCGCAAACATTGATGAAAGGGGACGATACTCATATTAAAATGGAAGCGTCAAATCTTATCAGGGTCGATTTCAGGAAAGACCGATTATCTATTGATTTCGATATCTACTTTAATGGTGTAAAGGAAATTCATTGCAGGATATGCTCACAGAGGAAGCCGAGAAAAGGCGCAGTGGAAGTTCCTGAAAGCTGGGGCTATTTTTGCAGAGACTGCGGGAAAAGTCTTGAACTGACAAAATCTTTCCAACTGGAGAACAAAGAGAGCCCTTCCCCCTTGCCGGAATTTCAACCGGCCGGGAATGAAAAGAGATAGTCATTATCCCCTTTCAACATTATATTAATATCTCTTCTTTAACCTGAACAATTCAGGGAAGCTTTTCTCCATAGCCACCACCACCCGGTGTTTCGATAATAACAGACGTATCTTTACCCAGTTTTATATTAAAGCGTGATTCCATTTCTTCGGGAGGCATTCCATTTTTTCTCACCAGGTTTCGGCCTTTTTTCGCAGCCATGCCTCCCGCTATTCCATAGGGCGGGTATGTTCTTCGCTCCGATATGAGTGAAACTTCGGCAGCTTTCAAAAAAGTCAATTCTCTTATAAGGCCATCTCCACCCCTGAACCTGCCTGCCCCGCCGGAACCTTCTCTCAGGCTGAATCTCTCCAGCCTTACGTCGGGGTGTCTTACTTCCAGTATTTCGGGATCGGTCATCCTCGTGTTGGTCATATGCACCTGTACACCCGACGCGCCGTCATGACCGGCCATGGCGCCTGATCCGCCTGCAATGGTTTCATAATAAGGCGTATCACCCTCTACCTGGAAGATAAAATTGTTCATTGTTCCCTGTGAGGCAGCAGCCACACCAAAGGCGCCGAGCAATACGTCGACTATACGCTGAGAAGTTTCTACGTTTCCCGAGGCGACAGGAGAAGGGTAGGCGGGATTAAGGAGTGAGCCCTCGGGGACAATGATCCTGATCGGTTTCAAACAGCCGCTGTTTAAAGGAATATCCTCTTTAATAAGGCTCCTTAACACATAGAGTACGGCAGAGCGTGTGACCGAAAGCGGCGCATTTAGATTGTCGCTCTTGTGCTCACTCCCCGTCCCCGTAAAATCGATGATGCAACGGATGCTTTCAGGAGGATTGTTGCCGGGCTTGATTTTTATATTGACGGCTATCGGTGACCCGTCGTCCAATAGATCCTTAAAGGAAGCCTCGAAAGGCGTATTCGGGGCAAGAAAAGTGCTTAGGGCTTTTTTTATGGAGAAGCCGGCATTTTGCTGGATGAAATTCATATAGGATTTCACCGTTGCAAGTCCATAGTTATTAACGAGCCGCTCTATTTCTTCCCTCCCTTTGTGGCATGCCGCCACCTGGGCTCTAAGGTCGGAGATCCGTTCATCCATATTCCGGGCAGGGTACTTGCCGGAAGTTAGAAGTCCCCTTGCTTCTTCTTCCATAAAGCGCCCCTCTTTTACGATGAGCATGTTTTTTATGAGCACTCCTTCTTCATCGATATGAAGCGCCCCGGGGGGCATGGAGCCGGGTGTTGTGCCTCCAATATCGGCATGGTGTCCCCTTGCCGCCGTAAAGAAAATGATCTCTCCCTTAGCGGAAAAAATGGGGCAGACAGCGGTTATGTCAGGGAGGTGTGAACCGCCGTTGTAGGGATCGTTTGTCAGGTAAATATGGCCACGCTGTATGAGGGTGCCTTGTCCGGCCATAACCCCCTTGACCGCATCGGACATGGAGCCGAGATGAACGGGGATGTGCGGCGCATTGGCAACGAGTTCTCCCTTGCTATCAAAGAGAGCGCAGGAGAAGTCGAGTCGCTCCTTGATATTGACCGAATGGGCCGTGTTTCTGAGTGTGTGCCCCATTTCAGTGGAGATATTCATAAAGAGGTTGTTAAAGACTTCCAGAAGTATGGGATCCGGTGATTTTTCTGCTTTTATTTGCTCTTTTTTCCCGGAAAACCCTGTCAGGGAGATAATCCCTTGATCCATTACCTCTCCCGTAAAACCGGGATCAATGATAAGGGTTGAATATTTATCAAGGATCATGGCCGGTCCTTCAATGATTCTGCCGGGGGGGAGAGACTCTCTCAGATACATATCTGCCTTGTATTTTCCATGAGGGAAGATAACTTCCTGTCTGGATATGGGATTTGCGCTTTCGCGCCTGCCGGATTTGTTTTCTCTGTAAGGGGGGAAAAAGTCCACTTCTTCACTAACGCGGATTCTCAGGTTCACCACTTCAAGGGGTGAATCTTCAGGGTGAAAGCCGAACAATTGTTCGTGTTTTTTCATAAATGAAGTTAGTATTTCATCATAAGCGCCATATTTGACCGTTATGTAAGAGTCTGTGCCTTTGGGCCGGATGTCGGTCTCCCTTTTTGCAAGATAGGCTCTCCCCCCTGATGATGACGGCATAATTTGACTCTCCATTTCATCGAGAAGGGCTTCTATCTTTTTATGGTTCTCCCTGTTCAGTTCCATAAGGACCGTTCTGTCTGATTTTCTGTCCGGTTTTGCCAGCCCGATACCGTAGGCAGACATAACACCTCCCAGGGGATGAAAGATGATTTTTTTCATCCCGAGAAGAGACGCAAGCTGGCAGGCATGTTGACCGCCGGCGCCTCCAAAACAGACGAGGGCGTAGTGCCTTACATCGAGCCCTTTGGAAAGAGAAATTTCCTTAATGGCAAGGGCCATCTTTTCGTTGGCAATACGCAGAAATCCATTGGCTGTGTCTTCCGCCGACAAAGAGGCGCCCATGGCTGCATTGATTTCATTGGAGAGTTCCTCGAAAAGTGCCCTTGCCCTGCCTGCATCAAGAGGGGCATTCCTTTCAGGGCCGAAGGTCTTTGGGAAATATTCGAGGGCGATCCTGCCTGTAATGAGGTTGGCATCGGTAACGGTAAGGGGGCCGCCGAAACCGTAACAGGCCGGCCCCGGATCTGCCCCTGCCGACTCAGGGCCTGCCAGCATGCGCCGGCCGTCGAATGAGAGTATGGAGCCACCCCCTGCGGCAACGGCATTGATATTGAGCATCTCTTTTTGCAGCTCTATGCCCTCGATAATCCGTTCGTAGACTTTATCCGGTTCACCGTCATAGCGGGAAACATCTGTCGATGTGCCTCCCATATCGAAGCCGATAACGCCTTTTAATCCCGTTTCAGCCGTAATGGAGGCGACGCCGATGACGCCTCCTGCGGGTCCCGAAAGGATGGCGTCTTTTCCGAGGAAGTTGTCGGGATGGCTGAGTGTTCCCGAACTCTGTATAAATTCAATGGGAATATTGCCGGTTGCTTCCCTGATGCCGTCCAGGTATTTATGAATGACAGGGCTTAAGTAGGCGTCAACGACGCAGCTCTGGCCCCGGCTGACGATTTTGATGAGATTCATCGTCCGGTGAGAGAGAAATACTTCCTTTATGCCGTGTCTCTTTAGAATATCCCGGCACAGCAATTCATGTCCGGCATTTCTCCAGGAATGCATGAGAACGACGGCCACCGTATCGACTTTTCCCTTGATCTCACTAATGGCTTTTGAAAGGCGCTCACTATCAAGGTTTTTAACGACCTTCCCCTCTGAGTCGATTCGCTCATCGACTTCGATAACTTTTGAATAGAGGATGGAAGGTTTTTTTATGGCAAGAGAAAAAATGTCGGGCCTGGCCTGATAGCCTATTTCGATGAGGTCGGCAAAACCTTTTGTAATGACGAGGCCGACACGCCCTCCCTTACGTTCAAGGAGGGCGTTTGTGGCAACAGTCGTTCCGAAACGTATTTCCCCGATTCTTTCTTCCGGGAGTGGACCGTTACCTCTAATGCCCATCACCCGCCTTATTCCTTCTATAGAGGCGTCACTATATGCAGGTGAACTGGAAAGGAGTTTTGATGTGTGAAAGCAGCCCTCAGGATCAATGCCGACAATGTCGGTGAAGGTGCCGCCCCGGTCGACGGCGAATTTCCATTTTTTGTTATTATTCATAAATAATAGGGAAT encodes the following:
- a CDS encoding SGNH/GDSL hydrolase family protein, encoding MANNKKSPFVLIKQSMGKIGKSEITLLLASTIISLLLVETGARVWLHNFATPKQFHIYSLISEIDPQSRIYSPHHYLNYYPTPNFKKGLTYHNALGYRDKEFTVKKPPGEYRIVTLGGSTTYTTSVADNEKTYPSQLEKTLKKTYGYDNVRVINAGVGGYNSWESLINLQFRVLDLDPDLVIVYHGGNDITQRMVLPEAYRGDNSGSRRQWSLPPVSFLDYSCFLRIIRRKMGLSYQTDLNLVTRANSNFIYRTYFISPQIESSLAGLLKINPPIYFKRNLQNMVVIAKEHGAKIMLATFAHTHAYTTYTKHYFSSGTYRQIGYAESNKVVKDIAINYSIPLFDFANAMPKYVRYWSDAVHLNESGALLKAELFAQFINEQGLITKER
- a CDS encoding hydantoinase B/oxoprolinase family protein; translation: MNNNKKWKFAVDRGGTFTDIVGIDPEGCFHTSKLLSSSPAYSDASIEGIRRVMGIRGNGPLPEERIGEIRFGTTVATNALLERKGGRVGLVITKGFADLIEIGYQARPDIFSLAIKKPSILYSKVIEVDERIDSEGKVVKNLDSERLSKAISEIKGKVDTVAVVLMHSWRNAGHELLCRDILKRHGIKEVFLSHRTMNLIKIVSRGQSCVVDAYLSPVIHKYLDGIREATGNIPIEFIQSSGTLSHPDNFLGKDAILSGPAGGVIGVASITAETGLKGVIGFDMGGTSTDVSRYDGEPDKVYERIIEGIELQKEMLNINAVAAGGGSILSFDGRRMLAGPESAGADPGPACYGFGGPLTVTDANLITGRIALEYFPKTFGPERNAPLDAGRARALFEELSNEINAAMGASLSAEDTANGFLRIANEKMALAIKEISLSKGLDVRHYALVCFGGAGGQHACQLASLLGMKKIIFHPLGGVMSAYGIGLAKPDRKSDRTVLMELNRENHKKIEALLDEMESQIMPSSSGGRAYLAKRETDIRPKGTDSYITVKYGAYDEILTSFMKKHEQLFGFHPEDSPLEVVNLRIRVSEEVDFFPPYRENKSGRRESANPISRQEVIFPHGKYKADMYLRESLPPGRIIEGPAMILDKYSTLIIDPGFTGEVMDQGIISLTGFSGKKEQIKAEKSPDPILLEVFNNLFMNISTEMGHTLRNTAHSVNIKERLDFSCALFDSKGELVANAPHIPVHLGSMSDAVKGVMAGQGTLIQRGHIYLTNDPYNGGSHLPDITAVCPIFSAKGEIIFFTAARGHHADIGGTTPGSMPPGALHIDEEGVLIKNMLIVKEGRFMEEEARGLLTSGKYPARNMDERISDLRAQVAACHKGREEIERLVNNYGLATVKSYMNFIQQNAGFSIKKALSTFLAPNTPFEASFKDLLDDGSPIAVNIKIKPGNNPPESIRCIIDFTGTGSEHKSDNLNAPLSVTRSAVLYVLRSLIKEDIPLNSGCLKPIRIIVPEGSLLNPAYPSPVASGNVETSQRIVDVLLGAFGVAAASQGTMNNFIFQVEGDTPYYETIAGGSGAMAGHDGASGVQVHMTNTRMTDPEILEVRHPDVRLERFSLREGSGGAGRFRGGDGLIRELTFLKAAEVSLISERRTYPPYGIAGGMAAKKGRNLVRKNGMPPEEMESRFNIKLGKDTSVIIETPGGGGYGEKLP